The following coding sequences lie in one Rutidosis leptorrhynchoides isolate AG116_Rl617_1_P2 chromosome 4, CSIRO_AGI_Rlap_v1, whole genome shotgun sequence genomic window:
- the LOC139840853 gene encoding uncharacterized protein, with protein sequence MDAFISKMRKIVEVQNKSIGALAKEIGNVVESKGNWEPSTIPSYTVLNPNHKEQGKGHSVNMVGTLRSGKKHDNKVGEKEVVQQESSEVPIVLDEDEVSENDNHGKGVKNKEPIVNETEKLETESKTVPFPKALESPNQFPYGKMGPQPEDMWETFKKVKINFPLLDAIRQVPSYTKFLKDLCTQKRKQRATLPKKVELTEHLSAVVSGTLPPKFKDPGTPLIAVTIGNVNVKKALLDLVTSINILPFCLVDLFELGLMKRTDIIIQLADQSIKTPRGILEDLIVKVEDFYYPVDFVVMDIESRNRDAQPTIILGRPFLATINAHINCRMGSMDISFGNRKMRINIFNSLHAPNVHECYQVDVIDELVEKHTSHLITNDPVEVFCLGDEEDVECEEVKAVELAIASM encoded by the coding sequence ATGGACGCGTTTATCTCCAAAATGCGTAAAATAGTGGAAGTGCAAAACAAGTCAATTGGTGCGTTGGCTAAGGAGATTGGTAATGTAGTAGAAAGTAAAGGGAATTGGGAGCCGAGTACAATTCCAAGCTACACGGTTCTAAATCCGAATCATAAGGAACAAGGAAAAGGGCATAGTGTTAATATGGTAGGCACCTTGCGAAGTGGAAAGAAGCATGACAATAAGGTTGGTGAAAAAGAGGTAGTGCAACAAGAGTCAAGTGAGGTTCCTATTGTGCTTGATGAGGATGAGGTAAGTGAAAATGATAACCATGGAAAGGGGGTGAAAAATAAGGAACCAATCGTTAATGAGACCGAGAAATTGGAGACGGAATCAAAAACCGTCCCATTTCCCAAGGCCTTAGAGTCCCCaaaccaattcccttatgggaagATGGGACCACAACCGGAGGACATGTGGGAAACATTTAAAAAGGTTAAGATTAATTTTCCCCTTCTCGATGCTATTAGGCAAGTCCCGTCTTATACTAAATTTTTGAAGGACCTTTGCACTCAAAAGAGGAAGCAAAGGGCGACCTTACCAAAAAAGGTGGAGCTAACCGAGCACCTAAGTGCGGTTGTTTCAGGAACACTTCCACCTAAATTTAAGGACCCGGGGACCCCATTGATAGCGGTTACTATAGGAAACGTGAATGTGAAAAAGGCGTTATTGGACCTAGTAACTAGCATCAATATTTTACCTTTTTGTCTAGTTGACCTATTTGAATTGGGTTTAATGAAAAGAACCGACATAATTATTCAACTAGCAGACCAATCAATCAAAACACCTAGGGGGATATTAGAAGATTTGATAGTAAAAGTGGAGGATTTCTATTACCCTGTTGACTTTGTTGTGATGGATATTGAATCTAGGAATAGAGATGCCCAGCCCACTATAATCTTGGGGCGCCCTTTCTTGGCCACCATAAATGCCCACATTAATTGTCGAATGGGTTCCATGGACATATCATTCGGGAATCGCAAGATGAGGATTAATATCTTTAATTCTCTTCACGCCCCAAATGTCCATGAATGCTATCAGGTAGATGTGATTGATGAACTAGTGGAAAAACATACTTCTCACCTAATAACCAATGACCCGGTAGAAGTATTTTGCTTAGGTGATGAAGAGGATGTTGAATGTGAAGAGGTTAAGGCAGTCGAATTAGCTATAGCaagtatgtga